The Macaca thibetana thibetana isolate TM-01 chromosome 19, ASM2454274v1, whole genome shotgun sequence genome has a segment encoding these proteins:
- the LOC126942718 gene encoding olfactory receptor 7E24-like, with translation MAQQRQSVAHCPNHADPRNLTDVSEFLLLELSEDPELQPVLAGLFLSMYLVTVLGNLLIILAISSDSHLHTPMYFFLSNLSLADIGFTSTTVPKVIVDIQTHSRVISYVGCLTQMSLFAVFGGMEDMLLSVMAYDRFVAICYPLYYPVIMNPCFCGFLVLLSFFLSLLDSQLHNWIALQITCFKDVEIPNFFCDPSQLPHLACCDTFTNNIVMYFLAAIFGFLPILGILFSYYKIVSSILRVPSSGGRYKAFSTCGSHLSVVCLFYGTGVGGYLSSDVSSYPRKGAVASVMYTVVTPMLNPFIYSLRNRDIQSALRRLQGRIL, from the exons ATGGCCCAGCAGAGGCAAAGCGTGGCTCA TTGTCCAAACCATGCAGATCCACGGAATCTAACAGATGTCTCAGAATTCCTCCTCCTGGAACTCTCAGAGGATCCAGAACTGCAACCTGTCCTCGCTGGGCTGTTCCTGTCCATGTACCTGGTCACCGTGCTGGGGAACCTCCTCATCATCCTGGCCATCAGCTCTGACTCCCACCTCCACACccccatgtacttcttcctcTCCAACCTGTCCTTGGCTGACATCGGTTTCACCTCCACCACCGTCCCCAAGGTGATTGTGGACATCCAAACTCACAGCAGAGTCATCTCCTATGTGGGCTGCCTGACTCAGATGTCGCTTTTTGCCGTTTTTGGAGGCATGGAAGACATGCTCCTGAGTGTGATGGCTTATGACCGGTTTGTGGCCATTTGTTACCCTCTGTATTATCCAGTCATCATGAACCCATGTTTCTGTGGCTTCCtagttttgttgtctttttttctcagtcttttaGACTCCCAGCTGCACAACTGGATTGCCTTACAAATTACCTGCTTCAAAGATGTGGAAATTCCCAATTTCTTCTGTGACCCCTCTCAACTCCCCCACCTTGCCTGTTGTGACACCTTCACCAATAACATAGTCATGTATTTCCTTGCtgccatatttggttttcttcccATCTTGGGGATCCTTTTCTCTTATTATAAAATTGTTTCCTCCATTCTGCGGGTTCCATCATCAGGTGGGAGGTATAAAGCCTTCTCCACCTGTGGCTCTCACCTGTCagttgtttgcttattttatggAACAGGCGTTGGAGGGTACCTCAGTTCAGACGTGTCCTCTTATCCCAGAAAGGGTGCAGTGGCCTCAGTGATGTACACGGTGGTCACCCCCATGCTGAACCCCTTCATCTACAGCCTGAGAAACAGGGACATTCAAAGTGCCCTGCGGCGGCTGCAAGGCAGAATACTCTAA